From Carya illinoinensis cultivar Pawnee chromosome 5, C.illinoinensisPawnee_v1, whole genome shotgun sequence, one genomic window encodes:
- the LOC122309534 gene encoding uncharacterized protein LOC122309534 isoform X2 has translation MTRKKFIIFTTTVPNRVKKVLGSFVSLFFFFRIFKEMANVSSGVLVKLLEDMAVDEKVPEDCKPVMLQIRSIIPILAEDDIWPNQGFYLKVSDASHSMYVSLPHENDDMVLCNKLRLGQLIYVEKLEGAYPVPMLKGVKLVPGRRSCIGNPKDLVAIESLANVSRASDSLFSMDMDKKPQEMFRSESTSRARSNEETHRQACRSRTFDIASESSDVMKSYQKISSGSVDKDSDTESTISSSSSVTAFKRRSWNGGDISDSRIIKHGRKPTGRSRSVSPVFCAGYDSLEDNSSPKSRRKDIGIDMKSVKSSNKCRIPMSAKCCKSLDPAVVFGLVDDKKLTETKILWNSLPSTLVKLGKEVLRHRDVALLAAVEALQEAAAGERLLKCLSTYSELQAAKVADRQPLVDNFFSLQDDLGHTQQIIELYANSNLLRANDSDPKGPGSIRELLKLALDRKKNATTWIKAALVSDLTLFSATGIPKRTTNVGKKTSITYGSKTKGTCMVRKHVNSGEIQVGLAAKTNSSPQWFKGSALHAAVDLKNSLHDECRRWFLAFVEDYLDEVKEKTISMESDSQVAEMMCQIKRVSDWLDVMVSERAKSLKMRSEDGSLVQDSELEAFGRVKDKIYMVLLKHVERTAMAWKI, from the exons ATGACTCGtaaaaaattcattattttcacaACTACTGTACCTAATCGCGTAAAGAAAGTTTTGGGTTcctttgtttctttatttttcttctttaggATATTCAAGGAGATGGCAAATGTGAGCTCTGGGGTTCTTGTGAAGCTTCTTGAAGATATGGCAGTTGATGAAAAGGTGCCAGAGGATTGTAAACCTGTTATGTTGCAAATTCGAAGCATAATTCCTATATTGGCAGAGGATGATATTTGGCCTAACCAAGGGTTCTACTTGAAGGTTTCTGATGCTTCGCATTCTATGTATGTATCTCTGCCTCACGAGAATGATGACATGGTTCTTTGTAATAAATTGCGACTTGGGCAGTTAATATATGTCGAAAAGTTGGAGGGAGCGTATCCAGTTCCAATGCTCAAGGGCGTGAAGCTGGTCCCAGGCCGGCGTTCCTGCATTGGAAATCCCAAAGATCTTGTTGCCATAGAAAGTTTGGCGAATGTTTCTCGGGCTTCTGATTCTTTGTTTTCGATGGACATGGATAAGAAGCCGCAAGAAATGTTTCGTTCTGAAAGTACTTCAAGGGCCAGATCAAATGAAGAGACACATAGACAAGCCTGCAGGTCTAGAACTTTCGATATCGCGAGCGAATCATCTGATGTAATGAAGTCGTATCAGAAAATTAGCTCAGGTTCAGTCGACAAAGATAGCGATACAGAAAGTACAATATCTTCGTCCTCATCTGTGACGGCATTCAAGAGAAGAAGCTGGAATGGAGGAGACATTTCTGACTCCCGGATTATCAAGCATGGGAGGAAACCAACTGGTCGTAGTCGAAGT GTTTCTCCAGTTTTTTGTGCTGGGTATGATAGCTTAGAGGACAATTCAAGCCCTAAATCAAGAAGAAAAGATATTGGGATAGATATGAAATCAGTCAAAAGTTCCAACAAGTGTAGAATCCCTATGTCAGCAAAATGTTGCAAGTCTTTGGATCCTGCGGTGGTGTTTGGTTTGGTGGATGATAAAAAATTGacagaaacaaaaatattatggaaTTCCCTCCCCTCAACATTGGTGAAGCTTGGCAAG GAGGTTTTAAGGCACAGAGATGTGGCTCTGCTTGCTGCTGTGGAGGCATTGCAAGAGGCTGCTGCTGGTGAAAGATTGCTCAAATGCCTAAG TACATATTCAGAGCTTCAGGCAGCCAAGGTGGCTGATCGGCAGCCATTAGTTGATAACTTTTTTAGTCTTCAAGATGACTTGGGGCACACTCAACAAATTATTGAGTTGTATGCAAACAGTAATCTACTGAGAGCAAATGACAGTGATCCCAAGGGCCCTGGTTCCATCAGAGAATTGCTGAAACTTGCTTTGGACAGAAAGAAAAATGCAACTACATGGATTAAAGCTGCTTTAGTATCCGACCTCACACTATTTTCTGCCACTGGCATCCCCAAGAGGACTACCAACGTGGGGAAAAAAACAAGCATAACTTATGGCAGTAAAACAAAGGGCACGTGTATGGTGAGAAAACATGTTAATAGTGGCGAAATCCAGGTTGGATTGGCAGCTAAGACGAACAGTTCACCGCAATGGTTTAAGGGAAGTGCCCTGCATGCAGCTGTGGACCTGAAAAATTCCCTTCATGATGAATGTAGAAGATGGTTCTTGGCTTTCGTTGAGGATTACTTGGATGAAGTGAAGGAAAAAACCATTTCGATGGAATCAGATAGCCAGGTAGCTGAGATGATGTGTCAGATCAAGAGAGTGAGTGACTGGTTGGATGTGATGGTGAGCGAAAGGGCTAAATCTCTGAAAATGAGATCCGAAGACGGTTCCCTAGTGCAGGATTCTGAGTTAGAAGCTTTTGGAAGGGTaaaggacaaaatttacatggtcCTCTTGAAGCATGTTGAGAGAACAGCCATGGCTTGGAAAATATGA
- the LOC122309534 gene encoding uncharacterized protein LOC122309534 isoform X1 gives MTRKKFIIFTTTVPNRVKKVLGSFVSLFFFFRIFKEMANVSSGVLVKLLEDMAVDEKVPEDCKPVMLQIRSIIPILAEDDIWPNQGFYLKVSDASHSMYVSLPHENDDMVLCNKLRLGQLIYVEKLEGAYPVPMLKGVKLVPGRRSCIGNPKDLVAIESLANVSRASDSLFSMDMDKKPQEMFRSESTSRARSNEETHRQACRSRTFDIASESSDVMKSYQKISSGSVDKDSDTESTISSSSSVTAFKRRSWNGGDISDSRIIKHGRKPTGRSRSVRVSPVFCAGYDSLEDNSSPKSRRKDIGIDMKSVKSSNKCRIPMSAKCCKSLDPAVVFGLVDDKKLTETKILWNSLPSTLVKLGKEVLRHRDVALLAAVEALQEAAAGERLLKCLSTYSELQAAKVADRQPLVDNFFSLQDDLGHTQQIIELYANSNLLRANDSDPKGPGSIRELLKLALDRKKNATTWIKAALVSDLTLFSATGIPKRTTNVGKKTSITYGSKTKGTCMVRKHVNSGEIQVGLAAKTNSSPQWFKGSALHAAVDLKNSLHDECRRWFLAFVEDYLDEVKEKTISMESDSQVAEMMCQIKRVSDWLDVMVSERAKSLKMRSEDGSLVQDSELEAFGRVKDKIYMVLLKHVERTAMAWKI, from the exons ATGACTCGtaaaaaattcattattttcacaACTACTGTACCTAATCGCGTAAAGAAAGTTTTGGGTTcctttgtttctttatttttcttctttaggATATTCAAGGAGATGGCAAATGTGAGCTCTGGGGTTCTTGTGAAGCTTCTTGAAGATATGGCAGTTGATGAAAAGGTGCCAGAGGATTGTAAACCTGTTATGTTGCAAATTCGAAGCATAATTCCTATATTGGCAGAGGATGATATTTGGCCTAACCAAGGGTTCTACTTGAAGGTTTCTGATGCTTCGCATTCTATGTATGTATCTCTGCCTCACGAGAATGATGACATGGTTCTTTGTAATAAATTGCGACTTGGGCAGTTAATATATGTCGAAAAGTTGGAGGGAGCGTATCCAGTTCCAATGCTCAAGGGCGTGAAGCTGGTCCCAGGCCGGCGTTCCTGCATTGGAAATCCCAAAGATCTTGTTGCCATAGAAAGTTTGGCGAATGTTTCTCGGGCTTCTGATTCTTTGTTTTCGATGGACATGGATAAGAAGCCGCAAGAAATGTTTCGTTCTGAAAGTACTTCAAGGGCCAGATCAAATGAAGAGACACATAGACAAGCCTGCAGGTCTAGAACTTTCGATATCGCGAGCGAATCATCTGATGTAATGAAGTCGTATCAGAAAATTAGCTCAGGTTCAGTCGACAAAGATAGCGATACAGAAAGTACAATATCTTCGTCCTCATCTGTGACGGCATTCAAGAGAAGAAGCTGGAATGGAGGAGACATTTCTGACTCCCGGATTATCAAGCATGGGAGGAAACCAACTGGTCGTAGTCGAAGTGTACGT GTTTCTCCAGTTTTTTGTGCTGGGTATGATAGCTTAGAGGACAATTCAAGCCCTAAATCAAGAAGAAAAGATATTGGGATAGATATGAAATCAGTCAAAAGTTCCAACAAGTGTAGAATCCCTATGTCAGCAAAATGTTGCAAGTCTTTGGATCCTGCGGTGGTGTTTGGTTTGGTGGATGATAAAAAATTGacagaaacaaaaatattatggaaTTCCCTCCCCTCAACATTGGTGAAGCTTGGCAAG GAGGTTTTAAGGCACAGAGATGTGGCTCTGCTTGCTGCTGTGGAGGCATTGCAAGAGGCTGCTGCTGGTGAAAGATTGCTCAAATGCCTAAG TACATATTCAGAGCTTCAGGCAGCCAAGGTGGCTGATCGGCAGCCATTAGTTGATAACTTTTTTAGTCTTCAAGATGACTTGGGGCACACTCAACAAATTATTGAGTTGTATGCAAACAGTAATCTACTGAGAGCAAATGACAGTGATCCCAAGGGCCCTGGTTCCATCAGAGAATTGCTGAAACTTGCTTTGGACAGAAAGAAAAATGCAACTACATGGATTAAAGCTGCTTTAGTATCCGACCTCACACTATTTTCTGCCACTGGCATCCCCAAGAGGACTACCAACGTGGGGAAAAAAACAAGCATAACTTATGGCAGTAAAACAAAGGGCACGTGTATGGTGAGAAAACATGTTAATAGTGGCGAAATCCAGGTTGGATTGGCAGCTAAGACGAACAGTTCACCGCAATGGTTTAAGGGAAGTGCCCTGCATGCAGCTGTGGACCTGAAAAATTCCCTTCATGATGAATGTAGAAGATGGTTCTTGGCTTTCGTTGAGGATTACTTGGATGAAGTGAAGGAAAAAACCATTTCGATGGAATCAGATAGCCAGGTAGCTGAGATGATGTGTCAGATCAAGAGAGTGAGTGACTGGTTGGATGTGATGGTGAGCGAAAGGGCTAAATCTCTGAAAATGAGATCCGAAGACGGTTCCCTAGTGCAGGATTCTGAGTTAGAAGCTTTTGGAAGGGTaaaggacaaaatttacatggtcCTCTTGAAGCATGTTGAGAGAACAGCCATGGCTTGGAAAATATGA